The Cellulophaga sp. L1A9 genome window below encodes:
- a CDS encoding HdeD family acid-resistance protein — translation MATTLFNSTPATVKNWWISILIGILYVLIGVWVMLTPMESYISLSIIFSVFILISGIFQIAFSISNKDEMKDWGWYLVGGILDLIIGILLLTHPLMTMAILPLYIGFWLLFQSILSIGLSFQLKAAGTPGWGMLFFWSIITLLFSFLLLANPFIAGLSIVYMTAFALITAGIFRIFLGINLKKMSKNL, via the coding sequence ATGGCAACTACACTATTTAATTCAACACCAGCTACAGTAAAAAACTGGTGGATATCTATTTTAATAGGTATTCTATATGTACTCATAGGAGTATGGGTAATGCTTACGCCAATGGAAAGTTATATCTCTTTGAGTATTATTTTTAGCGTATTTATTCTTATTTCTGGAATATTTCAGATTGCTTTTTCTATTTCCAATAAAGATGAAATGAAAGATTGGGGCTGGTACTTGGTGGGAGGTATTTTAGACCTTATCATCGGTATCTTACTATTAACCCATCCATTGATGACCATGGCTATTTTACCACTCTATATCGGATTTTGGTTATTGTTCCAAAGTATTTTATCCATTGGACTTTCTTTTCAATTAAAAGCTGCTGGAACACCTGGTTGGGGCATGTTATTCTTTTGGAGCATTATTACCCTCTTATTTTCCTTTTTACTATTGGCAAATCCATTTATTGCAGGTTTAAGCATTGTGTACATGACGGCCTTTGCGTTAATAACGGCAGGAATTTTTCGAATATTTTTAGGTATTAACCTTAAAAAAATGAGTAAAAATCTATAA
- a CDS encoding oleate hydratase — translation MNIQNKDRKAYFIGGGIGSLAGAAFLIRDGGVAGNNITVFESLPVLGGSLDAGGNAEQGYTLRGSRMLTLNIYECTWALFDSIPSLTDPNTSVYKETVAFNERIKSNSKARLIDKNRAIVDSSKLGFSMINRAELLKLSEASEEKLGNSSIYDWFSPSFFETNFWFMWRTSFAFSPWHSAVEFKRYLHRFMQEFPNVETMTGVKRTIYNQYDSMILPLQVWLKSHGVNFLRESTVTDLDTEYGLDKNTGTEKVVVKNLAYENKGNKESIRINDGDLVFYQNGSMTDASSYGSMTSAPKHFTKEDSQGWVLWEKLANKYPGFGRPEVFNSNIAESFWESFTITLKDTAFFDQMEKLSGNKAGTGSQVTLKDSNWFMSFSLNQQPHYKDQPSNVQVFFTYGLHPDRVGNFVGKPMTECTGEEIMRELCGHLKFDYEIVFANATCIPCRMPYITSMFMPRLKTDRPLPVPKNSKNLAFISQFVEIPDDVVFTVEYSVRAAQMAVYELLDLDLEIPPITKFDKSVKVELETVMKAFH, via the coding sequence ATGAATATTCAAAATAAAGATAGAAAAGCATACTTCATAGGTGGCGGAATAGGATCACTTGCTGGTGCTGCATTTTTAATTCGCGATGGCGGCGTAGCCGGAAATAATATTACAGTTTTTGAAAGTTTGCCTGTTTTAGGCGGTAGTTTAGATGCTGGAGGAAATGCTGAGCAAGGCTATACTTTACGTGGTTCTCGAATGTTAACCTTAAATATTTATGAATGCACATGGGCTTTGTTTGATTCCATTCCGTCACTTACAGATCCTAACACCTCCGTTTATAAAGAAACAGTTGCTTTTAATGAACGAATAAAATCAAACTCAAAAGCACGTCTCATTGACAAGAACCGTGCAATTGTAGATTCGTCTAAACTTGGCTTTTCTATGATCAACCGTGCAGAACTTCTTAAGCTTAGTGAGGCAAGTGAAGAAAAACTAGGAAATAGTTCTATTTACGATTGGTTTTCTCCTTCCTTTTTTGAAACCAACTTTTGGTTTATGTGGCGCACAAGTTTTGCATTCTCTCCATGGCACAGTGCTGTAGAGTTTAAACGATATCTACATAGGTTTATGCAGGAGTTTCCTAATGTAGAAACAATGACGGGAGTTAAGCGTACCATCTACAACCAATATGACTCAATGATTCTTCCTTTACAAGTTTGGCTTAAATCTCATGGTGTAAACTTTTTACGAGAAAGTACGGTAACAGATTTAGATACCGAATATGGTTTAGACAAAAATACAGGAACTGAAAAAGTAGTTGTAAAAAACCTTGCTTATGAAAACAAAGGAAATAAAGAAAGCATAAGAATCAATGATGGCGATTTAGTATTCTATCAAAATGGTTCAATGACCGATGCTTCTAGTTACGGATCCATGACAAGCGCACCAAAACACTTTACAAAAGAAGATAGCCAAGGATGGGTATTATGGGAAAAACTAGCAAATAAATATCCTGGATTTGGTAGACCTGAAGTGTTTAATTCTAACATAGCAGAATCTTTCTGGGAATCTTTTACAATTACTTTAAAAGATACTGCATTCTTTGATCAGATGGAAAAATTATCTGGAAACAAAGCAGGAACAGGGAGTCAGGTTACCCTTAAAGATTCTAATTGGTTTATGAGTTTTTCATTGAATCAACAGCCGCATTATAAAGATCAACCCTCCAATGTACAAGTGTTTTTTACCTACGGATTGCACCCTGATCGGGTTGGTAATTTTGTTGGTAAGCCAATGACAGAATGTACTGGAGAAGAAATTATGCGTGAATTATGTGGACATTTAAAATTCGATTATGAAATTGTGTTTGCAAATGCAACATGTATACCCTGTAGAATGCCGTATATCACCAGTATGTTCATGCCTCGTTTAAAAACAGACAGACCACTACCTGTACCAAAAAATTCAAAAAACTTAGCATTTATTAGTCAGTTTGTAGAGATTCCAGATGATGTAGTATTTACCGTGGAATATTCCGTTAGAGCTGCTCAGATGGCCGTGTATGAATTACTAGATCTTGATCTTGAAATTCCGCCAATAACCAAATTTGATAAAAGTGTTAAGGTAGAACTAGAAACAGTAATGAAAGCTTTTCATTAA
- a CDS encoding ABC transporter permease: protein MNLKIIWKLIKKEALLIFNDKSIFLVLFAAPLFYLFLVGTTYIKKDEEKVSVGVVDMDHTKSSSDFLNKLNATQKIALTHTYTSLLEANNGISSFEVQGYVNIPNGFEKKLLEKESSAIGLVLNNTRFLPSNDINKTVNMVALDYAVKSREKFFESKMITPKLARRNSDPVAIQVNAVYNPNNNYGDFLLPFLLILILHQMLLIGLSESVASDTEKGLMRIGFDESENNFLNYMIGKTGTYFLLFMAYIILVFLVLFPFFDLPFHGNLLVLLSISSVFLLATLLYSWFIASFFSSETGAMEVIAFSSYPVFLITGMTWSIDEMPLFVQYLSNLIPLRPFFVIIKKLVIMGVDSHFYLNEIIQLLVLLMVGYVVAYFRFRFLQKREFKIKSTTPIVVSKN, encoded by the coding sequence ATGAACCTAAAAATCATCTGGAAATTAATAAAAAAGGAAGCGCTTCTCATTTTTAATGATAAGAGTATATTTCTAGTTTTATTTGCTGCTCCCCTATTCTACCTGTTTTTAGTGGGTACTACCTACATTAAAAAAGACGAAGAAAAAGTAAGTGTTGGTGTGGTTGATATGGACCATACAAAAAGCAGTAGCGACTTTTTGAATAAGCTAAATGCTACTCAAAAAATAGCATTAACCCATACATATACTAGTCTTCTAGAAGCTAATAATGGCATTTCTAGTTTTGAGGTGCAAGGCTACGTAAACATTCCCAACGGTTTTGAAAAAAAACTTCTAGAAAAGGAAAGCTCTGCTATTGGTCTTGTCCTGAACAATACACGTTTTTTACCTTCAAATGATATTAATAAGACCGTAAATATGGTCGCCTTGGATTATGCCGTAAAATCAAGAGAAAAATTCTTTGAATCAAAAATGATCACTCCAAAACTGGCACGCAGAAATTCAGACCCTGTAGCCATTCAAGTAAATGCCGTGTACAACCCAAATAATAATTATGGCGATTTTTTATTACCATTCTTGCTAATTTTAATTTTACATCAGATGTTACTTATAGGTTTATCTGAAAGTGTGGCATCAGATACTGAAAAAGGACTTATGCGAATCGGTTTTGATGAAAGCGAGAATAACTTTCTAAATTATATGATAGGAAAAACAGGAACGTATTTCTTATTATTTATGGCGTATATCATTCTGGTGTTTTTAGTACTATTTCCATTTTTTGATTTACCATTTCATGGAAATTTACTAGTACTCTTAAGTATCTCTTCTGTATTTCTTTTAGCTACTTTACTTTATAGTTGGTTTATAGCCTCCTTCTTCTCCTCAGAGACAGGTGCTATGGAAGTCATTGCTTTTTCCTCTTACCCCGTATTTCTAATTACAGGTATGACTTGGTCTATTGATGAAATGCCCTTATTTGTTCAATACTTATCAAACCTAATTCCATTAAGACCATTTTTTGTAATTATCAAGAAGTTGGTTATTATGGGTGTAGATAGCCATTTTTATCTGAATGAAATTATACAGCTTCTAGTTTTATTGATGGTAGGTTATGTGGTGGCTTACTTTAGATTTCGTTTTTTGCAAAAAAGAGAATTTAAAATAAAAAGCACTACTCCAATTGTAGTATCTAAAAACTAA
- a CDS encoding ABC transporter permease: MLSNWGLYRVLKREMLRLAHQKSTRNLFIIIPFIVFFLLGAIYYKGALREVPIAVYDNDNSTMSRTYIRLLEASSTFKITHYMSSDEDLKNAFVKNNVQGVFYIPKDFHKNVLKKIPVQIKVYSNATNIVFGNLIYRSAVQVTQLVSGSVVVKRMAPLGIDSSKISGTVLPIQVNSRILGNPQYNYSYYLIPGLAIVLLQMIVFIAASRAFNNEWKKNTYQELFTVSKGNFLSMLFGKYIAYLVYSLGLCGIVLALMFPFFGIPIYGNLGSLLVLLFLLITTNIFLGFGVSLLFKSELIALDLAIIYNSPAFIFSGFTFPIWAMPWFNSMYAQIMPFTHFLTGFLKIFQLNTPFHFIWPEIWKLLVFLLVGFVLILGGVTLNRKLIFPIHKTAAI, translated from the coding sequence ATGTTAAGCAACTGGGGTTTATATCGTGTTTTAAAGCGGGAAATGTTGCGATTAGCGCATCAAAAATCTACGCGAAACCTATTCATTATTATTCCTTTTATAGTATTTTTTCTTCTTGGAGCTATTTATTATAAAGGAGCGTTGAGAGAAGTACCTATTGCCGTTTATGATAACGACAACAGTACTATGAGTCGCACCTACATTAGACTTCTAGAAGCTTCAAGCACATTTAAGATTACCCATTACATGTCATCTGATGAGGATCTTAAAAACGCTTTCGTAAAAAATAACGTACAAGGCGTATTTTACATTCCAAAAGATTTTCACAAAAACGTATTAAAAAAAATACCGGTACAGATAAAAGTATATAGCAACGCTACAAATATTGTTTTTGGCAACCTTATTTATCGATCAGCCGTACAAGTTACACAATTAGTAAGTGGCTCCGTTGTAGTCAAAAGAATGGCTCCTTTGGGTATCGATTCCAGTAAAATATCAGGGACGGTTTTGCCTATACAGGTTAATTCACGAATTTTAGGAAATCCACAATACAATTATAGTTATTACTTAATTCCAGGTCTTGCCATTGTATTGTTGCAAATGATCGTATTTATTGCTGCGTCAAGAGCATTTAATAATGAATGGAAAAAGAACACGTATCAAGAGCTATTTACAGTTTCAAAAGGTAATTTTTTATCTATGCTATTTGGAAAATACATAGCATATCTCGTATATAGCCTTGGTTTATGTGGTATAGTCTTGGCTTTAATGTTTCCCTTTTTCGGAATTCCGATTTATGGAAATTTAGGAAGCTTATTGGTACTCCTTTTTCTTTTGATTACTACTAATATATTTCTAGGTTTCGGTGTGTCATTACTATTTAAAAGTGAACTTATAGCACTAGACCTAGCTATAATTTACAATTCACCAGCTTTTATATTTAGCGGATTTACTTTTCCTATTTGGGCCATGCCTTGGTTTAATTCTATGTACGCCCAAATTATGCCATTCACTCATTTTCTAACGGGTTTTCTCAAAATATTTCAGTTAAATACACCATTTCATTTCATCTGGCCGGAAATTTGGAAATTACTTGTATTTCTATTGGTTGGGTTTGTTTTGATTTTGGGAGGAGTAACACTTAATAGAAAACTAATTTTTCCTATTCATAAAACAGCTGCCATATGA
- a CDS encoding HlyD family secretion protein, with product MKKAYLTLAIPILIIIFAISYFFIKANSVEETVYSGMLETTEVNVSSEISGRVLSLLVEKGSNVEKGEILATLEPDVLNAKKGQAEGMVKAARSLFNKAEYGARKEEINALQNQYQMAKSQFDFAEKTYKRYQALYADNIISKQEMDELQFKYDAAKEQMNAAKSVWEMAKKGARKEDISAAYGSYESAKSAYNEVEAFYDELKIVAPTAGVISNQIAEEGEVMAAGYPIVTIQIPEKVYAIFNVREDDLADFKMNQVYKATVPGLSNEKVDFKVSYIAPMADFATWVPIKAKGEYDLKTFEVHLKPQDRILELRPGMSIHIHK from the coding sequence ATGAAAAAAGCATACTTAACATTAGCTATACCTATACTGATTATCATCTTTGCTATTAGCTACTTTTTCATAAAAGCGAATAGTGTAGAAGAGACTGTATATTCAGGTATGCTAGAGACCACTGAGGTAAATGTTTCTTCAGAAATTTCAGGAAGAGTACTTAGTTTACTGGTAGAAAAAGGAAGCAATGTAGAAAAAGGAGAAATATTGGCCACTTTAGAACCCGATGTTTTAAATGCTAAAAAAGGTCAAGCAGAAGGTATGGTAAAAGCTGCACGTTCCTTATTTAATAAAGCTGAGTATGGTGCCAGAAAAGAAGAGATAAATGCGCTTCAAAACCAATATCAAATGGCTAAAAGTCAATTTGACTTTGCCGAAAAAACATATAAAAGATATCAAGCTCTTTATGCCGATAATATTATTTCAAAACAAGAAATGGATGAACTCCAGTTTAAATATGATGCTGCAAAAGAACAAATGAACGCTGCCAAATCTGTTTGGGAAATGGCAAAAAAAGGAGCACGAAAAGAAGACATAAGCGCTGCATACGGAAGTTATGAAAGCGCTAAAAGCGCTTATAATGAAGTAGAAGCTTTTTACGATGAACTAAAAATTGTTGCTCCTACGGCAGGTGTTATTAGTAATCAAATTGCCGAGGAAGGAGAAGTAATGGCTGCCGGTTATCCTATTGTAACCATACAAATTCCTGAAAAGGTCTATGCTATTTTTAATGTGAGGGAAGATGACCTTGCTGATTTTAAAATGAACCAAGTCTACAAAGCCACAGTTCCTGGCCTTAGCAACGAAAAAGTAGATTTTAAAGTAAGCTACATAGCACCAATGGCTGATTTTGCTACTTGGGTTCCTATTAAAGCTAAGGGAGAATATGACCTAAAGACTTTTGAAGTACATCTAAAGCCTCAAGACCGTATTTTGGAGTTAAGACCAGGTATGTCAATTCACATTCACAAATAA